CTGATTTTCTTCAAGTGAATCAAAAGCTGAAGGTTTCTGGTGAAGCTGTTGCAGAACCACTAAAAACAGTTACTAGTACATCCACTACTTCAACTACTACGTATGTAGTCAAAAACGGCGACTATCTCGGTAAAATCGCCAAGCAATTTAGCACGACCGTATCTGCACTGAAATCACTGAATGGGTTGAATTCAGACAGGATTTATGTGGGACAAACACTAAAGGTTTCAGGAAAAGCGAGTGCAGCTCCAACACCACCGCCAGCCCAGACTCCCGTTACTCCACCTGCTGATTCTTCTGTCTATACCGTTGTAAGTGGTGATACTTTAGGAAAAATCGGCTTACAGTATAAAATGAGTGTGGCAGATTTAAAGAAGCTTAACGGTTTGAATTCGGATAGGATATATGTGGGACAAAAATTGAAGGTTACAGGGAAGGCAGCAGAGGTCACTCCGACTCCGACTCCAACTCCAACGCAGCCCGTAGCACCGCCAGTCCAGCTTGAGAAAACGACGGAATATACGGTAAAAAGCGGAGATACATTAGGTAAGATCGGTTTGCAATATAAAATGACCGTGCAGAAGTTAAAAGAAATCAACGGTTTGAATTCGGACAGGATTTA
This Neobacillus sp. YX16 DNA region includes the following protein-coding sequences:
- a CDS encoding peptidoglycan endopeptidase; translation: MKKTIVRAVSTAAFLSTVYAGSAYASTHTVEKGDSLWKIANKYQTTVSDLKSLNNLNSDFLQVNQKLKVSGEAVAEPLKTVTSTSTTSTTTYVVKNGDYLGKIAKQFSTTVSALKSLNGLNSDRIYVGQTLKVSGKASAAPTPPPAQTPVTPPADSSVYTVVSGDTLGKIGLQYKMSVADLKKLNGLNSDRIYVGQKLKVTGKAAEVTPTPTPTPTQPVAPPVQLEKTTEYTVKSGDTLGKIGLQYKMTVQKLKEINGLNSDRIYVGQKLKVSGEAAVVTPTQPVEPVGEFATNFINVAKSVMGTPYVWGGSTLNGFDCSGFIYYAANKAGYKIGRYSAAGYYSRTYYVDQPKPGDLVFFENTYKQGISHLGIYLGNNEFLHADEKRGVSIANLSNPYYTAHFDGFKRFY